The following proteins are co-located in the Desulfatirhabdium butyrativorans DSM 18734 genome:
- a CDS encoding nitroreductase family protein — MSDFLELLKNRRSVRKYEEGKDIPEEVLHQVLEAVQWSQSWANTQCWEVVVVRDPAIKEKLQETLAPKNPATKAIVNAPVVLALCGKLNSSGFYNNAVTTKFGDWFMFDLGIATQSLCLAAHSLGLGTVVVGLLDHDKAKQVLNVPDGYELAVLIPMGYPAKISAPPKRREVAEFTHTNGF, encoded by the coding sequence ATGAGTGATTTTCTCGAATTGCTGAAAAACCGGCGAAGCGTTCGAAAATACGAAGAAGGAAAGGATATCCCCGAGGAAGTGCTTCATCAGGTGCTGGAAGCCGTGCAATGGTCCCAATCCTGGGCCAATACGCAATGCTGGGAAGTTGTCGTTGTCCGTGATCCGGCAATCAAGGAGAAATTGCAGGAAACCCTGGCCCCCAAAAATCCGGCAACGAAGGCCATCGTCAACGCACCGGTGGTGCTGGCGCTTTGCGGCAAGCTGAACAGCTCGGGCTTTTACAACAATGCCGTCACGACCAAGTTCGGCGACTGGTTCATGTTCGATCTCGGCATTGCCACCCAAAGCCTTTGCCTTGCAGCCCACAGTCTCGGTCTGGGTACGGTGGTCGTTGGTCTGCTGGATCACGACAAGGCCAAACAGGTGCTGAACGTTCCCGATGGGTATGAACTGGCTGTGCTCATACCGATGGGATATCCGGCAAAGATCTCCGCGCCCCCTAAACGCAGGGAAGTCGCCGAATTCACCCATACCAACGGCTTTTAG